The region TTAAAAGCGATAAAAGCGGATGGGCACAACTTTACCTGCATGACAAACAGGGTAAAGAGATCAGCCGTATCACCAATGGTGAATTCACCGTTGGGGCCATTTATCGTATCGATGAAAAAAAGAAAACGGTTTATTTCAGCGCCCGCAAAGAGAATTCAGCACGATTTGATCTTTATTCGGCATCCTTTGATGGCAAGAAACTTATCCGCCACTCCTTTGGTGAATATAGTTTCACCAACATGAACCTATCTCCGAACAACAAATATTTTATCACGACTTATTCCAACCTGACCACACCCAATACCATGGTGCTGATGGATATGAAAGGGAAGGTGATACGTGAATTGGGTAATGCTATTGGCGAGGAATATGGAGATTTTGCCAAGCCCCGGACCGAGATCGTACGGGTAAAGTCGGCAGATGGATTATTTGACCTGCCGGTCAAGATCACCTACCCGCTCAATTTCGATCCCTCTAAAAAATATCCTGTCCTGACCAGCATTTACGGTGGACCCAATGCAGGTACCGTATATGATCAATGGCGTACTTCGGCCCAGGAACTTTGGTGGGCCAAGGAAGGATTGATCCAGGTAGCTTTTGATAACCGCAGCAGTGGTCATTTTGGAAAGAAAGGCCAGGATTTCATCCATCGCCAATTGGGGAAATATGAGATCGAGGATTATATGCAATGTGCCAAATGGCTCCGTGGCCAATCCTTTGTGGACAGTAACCGGATCGGTATTACCGGTGGAAGTTTTGGTGGATATATGACCTGTATGGCGCTGACCTATGGGGCAGATGTGTTTACCCATGGTGTGGCCAATGCCTCGGTAACCGATTGGCAATTTTATGACACCCACTATACCGAACGTTTCATGGATACACCACAGGAGAACCCTGAAGGCTATAAACTTACTTCGGTAATGACCTATGCCGATAAACTCAAAGGCACCTTACGCATCATTCATGGCACATCGGATGACAATGTGCATATGCAAAACAGTCTTGTCCTGATCGATAAATTACAAGACCTGAAGAAGAGGTTTGAGTTCATGGTATATCCCGGACAGCGGCATGGGATCGGCGGACAGAAGGGTATTCACAACCGGACCGAGACTTATACCTTCTTTTATAAATACCTGTTGCAACGCGAGGTGCCGGAGTTTTTTTGGAAAAGCTCGGGGCAGCGGCCGTTTTAGAGGTGGGGGTTGGTGGTTGGATGATGGATGTTGGATGTTGGATGTTGGATGTTGGATGACAAAGGCGGAAAAGGCCGGACTTCGAACTTCTTCCCGATTCTTCGGGACCCGTACCCATCATCCAACATCCAACATCCAACCTCCCCTATTACCAAAAATCTCAAAGCTTGTGCAACCCGATCTTCACTGCATACAAAGCCAGTGCCACCCGGGTTTTAACTCCTAGTTTTTCAAATAAGGTATCCCGGTAGCTTTCGACGGTGCGGGGGCTGCAATACATTTTTTCAGCGATCTCCTTATAGGTAAGCTCGGTACAGGCGTATTGAAGAAATTCTTTTTCCCGGTTACTGAGTTGATTGGTCACCGTATTTTCTTCGTTGGGCGAAAGGCTTTGAAAAATACGGCTGGCGGCCCAATCGGAGTAGTAGAACCCACGGGTGGTGAGTGATTCAAGCGCCTTTTCAAGTTCGGCGGGGTGAATATTTTTTTGAATAAACCCGCGGGCCCCGCATTTGATCATGCGGAGCAGGGTCTGGTCATCCCCTTGCATGGTCAGGGTCATGACCTGTACACCCGGATGATTTTTATAGATCCATTCGGCAGTTTCGAATCCATCCATTTCGGGCATGGAAACATCGAGCAGGACAATATCCGGCACCTGTCCAGTTTGAAGAAATCGTTCCTGGAGGACCCTTCCATTTTCGCATTCGTATAAAACGC is a window of Chitinophagales bacterium DNA encoding:
- a CDS encoding response regulator transcription factor codes for the protein MEKTIVIVDDHILIAKAISSIIDQFSQYRVLYECENGRVLQERFLQTGQVPDIVLLDVSMPEMDGFETAEWIYKNHPGVQVMTLTMQGDDQTLLRMIKCGARGFIQKNIHPAELEKALESLTTRGFYYSDWAASRIFQSLSPNEENTVTNQLSNREKEFLQYACTELTYKEIAEKMYCSPRTVESYRDTLFEKLGVKTRVALALYAVKIGLHKL
- a CDS encoding S9 family peptidase, whose translation is MKRLLTLAFFALSLAVIGQTKEVSYQQAFENAPIKLSKPLPQVRDWVDDNHYIENRKDEADGKMKLFSVDVKTGKAVPYVTASTNMAQKDMASPKEAKNLTLSPDGKWAAYTLNNDLYVMDVATEQSTRLTTDGSETIKNGYASWVYFEEILGRRSRYKAFWWSPDSKSICFMRFDDSKVPTFPIYVIKDQHGFLENERYPKAGDPNPEVRMGVADIATSKITWADFNEKDDQYFGTPSWTPDNKLWVSWMNRGQDHLKIYDIALNTGAKSLVYEEEQKTWIDLDQEDRFEFLPSGNGFILKSDKSGWAQLYLHDKQGKEISRITNGEFTVGAIYRIDEKKKTVYFSARKENSARFDLYSASFDGKKLIRHSFGEYSFTNMNLSPNNKYFITTYSNLTTPNTMVLMDMKGKVIRELGNAIGEEYGDFAKPRTEIVRVKSADGLFDLPVKITYPLNFDPSKKYPVLTSIYGGPNAGTVYDQWRTSAQELWWAKEGLIQVAFDNRSSGHFGKKGQDFIHRQLGKYEIEDYMQCAKWLRGQSFVDSNRIGITGGSFGGYMTCMALTYGADVFTHGVANASVTDWQFYDTHYTERFMDTPQENPEGYKLTSVMTYADKLKGTLRIIHGTSDDNVHMQNSLVLIDKLQDLKKRFEFMVYPGQRHGIGGQKGIHNRTETYTFFYKYLLQREVPEFFWKSSGQRPF